One Streptomyces sp. NBC_00102 DNA segment encodes these proteins:
- a CDS encoding AraC family transcriptional regulator, with product MAAGGERDGATGEWARHWQYAALPGIDLLRAHYVRHAFSRHSHEGYVLGAVTRGVEDVGLPGGTLHAGPGTVVMINPEVPHTARAGVPEGWAYATLYPSARAVHAVAAEVTNLRGTVGFDTSCTADPEAGRLIHEVHRAAEQGDALAADTLLRVVLARLLRRHGGLLSPAPSLTAGARAAGLARAVLEDRLSGPPTLEALAAEVGATPFALLRAFKKRYGMPPHAWLTNARVRRARELLDAGVAPATAAASVGFTDQPHLNRHFTRIVGVPPGAYQRERARTYKTGADPRR from the coding sequence ATGGCGGCAGGCGGGGAGCGCGACGGAGCGACGGGGGAATGGGCGCGGCACTGGCAGTACGCCGCCCTGCCCGGCATCGACCTGCTCCGGGCCCATTACGTCCGCCACGCCTTCTCCCGCCACAGCCACGAGGGGTACGTCCTCGGGGCGGTCACCCGGGGCGTCGAGGACGTCGGGCTGCCCGGCGGCACCCTGCACGCCGGACCCGGCACCGTGGTGATGATCAACCCCGAGGTCCCGCACACCGCTCGCGCCGGGGTTCCGGAAGGCTGGGCGTACGCCACCCTCTACCCGTCCGCCCGGGCCGTGCACGCCGTGGCGGCCGAGGTCACGAACCTGCGGGGCACGGTCGGCTTCGACACCTCCTGCACCGCCGACCCCGAGGCGGGCCGGCTGATCCACGAGGTGCACCGGGCCGCCGAACAGGGCGACGCCCTCGCGGCCGACACCCTGCTGCGGGTCGTGCTCGCCCGCCTGCTCCGCCGCCACGGCGGCCTGCTGTCGCCCGCCCCCTCGCTCACCGCCGGCGCCCGCGCGGCGGGTCTCGCCCGGGCCGTACTGGAGGACCGGCTGAGCGGTCCGCCCACCCTGGAAGCGCTCGCGGCCGAGGTCGGCGCCACCCCCTTCGCGCTGCTGCGCGCCTTCAAGAAGCGGTACGGAATGCCCCCGCACGCCTGGCTCACCAACGCCCGGGTGCGGCGGGCGCGCGAGCTGCTCGACGCGGGGGTGGCTCCCGCCACCGCGGCGGCCTCGGTGGGCTTCACCGACCAGCCCCACCTCAACCGGCACTTCACCCGGATCGTGGGCGTGCCACCCGGCGCCTACCAGCGCGAACGCGCAAGAACGTACAAGACCGGGGCCGACCCGCGCCGGTAG
- a CDS encoding AzlC family ABC transporter permease — MAEQTTPLITAGPDGGTGPSDLPDGPGAKTGAKTGAKTGATNGNGATKTDAAVVRDALGVGVAVGLSGFAFGVTSAGSGLTLLQTCALSLLVFTGASQFALVGALAAGGNPYTAAAGAFFLGVRNAFYGLRLSQLLSLPRALRPLAAHWVIDESTAVTLAQPTRRAARLGFTVTGASLYVLWNLTTLAGALGAQRLGDTDAWGLDAAGPAVFLALLAPMLTSTTERVTAALAVVLALGLLPVLPAGVPVLLAGLSAPAVLFLKGRARPGPVDADTTTSPGADR; from the coding sequence GTGGCAGAACAGACGACACCCCTCATAACCGCCGGCCCGGACGGCGGAACCGGGCCCTCGGACCTACCCGACGGCCCCGGTGCGAAGACCGGTGCGAAGACCGGTGCGAAGACCGGCGCGACGAACGGGAACGGTGCGACGAAGACCGACGCGGCCGTGGTCCGGGACGCGCTCGGTGTCGGCGTGGCCGTCGGACTCTCCGGATTCGCCTTCGGAGTCACCTCCGCCGGCTCCGGACTCACCCTGCTCCAGACCTGCGCGCTCAGCCTCCTGGTCTTCACCGGCGCCTCGCAGTTCGCCCTCGTCGGAGCCCTCGCGGCCGGCGGCAACCCGTACACCGCGGCGGCCGGGGCCTTCTTCCTCGGCGTACGCAACGCCTTCTACGGGCTCCGCCTCTCCCAGCTGCTCTCCCTGCCCCGCGCGCTGCGCCCGCTCGCCGCGCACTGGGTGATCGACGAGAGCACCGCCGTCACGCTGGCCCAGCCCACCCGCCGGGCCGCCCGCCTCGGGTTCACCGTCACCGGCGCCTCGCTCTACGTGCTCTGGAACCTCACCACGCTCGCGGGGGCGCTCGGCGCCCAGCGGCTCGGCGACACCGACGCCTGGGGGCTGGACGCCGCCGGGCCCGCGGTGTTCCTGGCACTGCTCGCGCCGATGCTGACCAGCACCACGGAACGCGTCACCGCGGCGCTCGCCGTCGTCCTCGCCCTCGGCCTGCTGCCCGTCCTGCCCGCGGGGGTGCCGGTCCTGCTCGCCGGGCTCTCCGCCCCGGCCGTGCTCTTCCTGAAGGGGCGCGCCAGGCCCGGCCCCGTGGACGCCGACACCACCACCTCCCCGGGAGCGGACCGATGA
- a CDS encoding AzlD domain-containing protein yields the protein MNVWIAVALTAAGCYLAKLLGLLVPAGVLERPLVQRLAALLPVALLAALTAQQTFGDGARLLLDARAAGLGAAALALVLRAPFLVVVAAAVVVTAGVRALG from the coding sequence ATGAACGTCTGGATCGCCGTCGCGCTCACCGCGGCGGGCTGCTACCTCGCCAAGCTCCTCGGGCTCCTCGTCCCCGCCGGTGTCCTGGAACGGCCGCTCGTCCAGCGGCTGGCGGCGCTGCTCCCGGTGGCCCTGCTCGCCGCGCTCACCGCGCAGCAGACGTTCGGCGACGGCGCCCGCCTCCTCCTCGACGCCCGCGCGGCCGGGCTCGGGGCTGCGGCGCTCGCCCTCGTCCTGCGCGCCCCGTTCCTGGTCGTCGTGGCCGCGGCCGTCGTCGTCACCGCCGGGGTGCGGGCGCTCGGGTAG
- a CDS encoding DUF3046 domain-containing protein — protein MRLTIFWERMADHFGAGYADSFARDHVMAELGGLTVHQALDAGWETKDVWRAVCTAMGVPAERR, from the coding sequence ATGCGGTTGACGATTTTCTGGGAGCGGATGGCCGACCACTTCGGTGCCGGATACGCGGACTCCTTCGCGCGTGACCATGTCATGGCCGAGCTGGGCGGTCTCACGGTCCATCAGGCACTCGACGCGGGGTGGGAGACGAAGGACGTCTGGCGTGCCGTCTGCACGGCGATGGGCGTCCCCGCCGAGCGGCGCTGA
- a CDS encoding AI-2E family transporter, with amino-acid sequence MPQWLPRAVVMALALYACFRLGSWAFDQLIGLLINILIAFFLALAIEPAVGRMAGRGMRRGLATFLVFTVVFILSIGFIVLLGSMLAGQIVDMFDEFPKYLDSVIKWVNQTFHTELSRVDVQDSLLHSDWLQRYVQNSATGVLDVSTTVLGGLFRLLTIFLFSFYFAADGPRLRRALCSVLPPSRQAEVLRAWEIAVDKTGGYLYSRGLMALISGIAHYILLVVLGVPYAPALAVWVGLVSQFIPTIGTYLAGALPMLIAFTVDPWYALWVLGFVVIYQQFENYVLQPKLTSKTVDIHPAVAFGSVIAGTALLGAVGALIAIPAVATLQAFLGAYVKRYAVTDDPRVGGGSSRQRAEPVWSRVRRLTRGHGPHAGDGERADEPRGSGGTGGSGEGGGTGHGGPDQR; translated from the coding sequence ATGCCCCAGTGGCTGCCGCGCGCCGTGGTCATGGCGCTGGCGCTCTACGCCTGCTTCCGCCTCGGCAGCTGGGCGTTCGACCAGCTCATCGGCCTGCTCATCAACATCCTCATCGCCTTCTTCCTCGCGCTGGCCATAGAGCCCGCGGTCGGCCGCATGGCCGGACGGGGCATGCGGCGGGGCCTGGCGACCTTCCTCGTCTTCACCGTCGTGTTCATCCTGAGCATCGGGTTCATCGTCCTGCTGGGCTCGATGCTCGCCGGACAGATCGTGGACATGTTCGACGAGTTCCCGAAGTACCTCGATTCGGTGATCAAGTGGGTCAACCAGACGTTCCACACGGAACTCTCCCGGGTCGACGTCCAGGACAGCCTGCTGCACTCGGACTGGCTCCAGAGGTACGTGCAGAACAGCGCGACCGGCGTGCTCGACGTCTCCACCACCGTGCTCGGGGGCCTCTTCCGGCTGCTGACGATCTTCCTGTTCTCCTTCTACTTCGCCGCCGACGGACCCCGGCTGCGCCGCGCGCTCTGCTCCGTACTGCCGCCCTCGCGCCAGGCCGAGGTGCTGCGCGCCTGGGAGATCGCGGTCGACAAGACCGGCGGGTACCTCTACTCGCGCGGGCTGATGGCGCTCATCTCCGGCATCGCGCACTACATCCTGCTCGTCGTGCTCGGAGTGCCCTACGCACCGGCGCTCGCCGTCTGGGTCGGCCTGGTCTCCCAGTTCATCCCGACCATCGGCACGTACCTCGCGGGCGCCCTGCCGATGCTGATCGCGTTCACCGTCGACCCCTGGTACGCGCTCTGGGTGCTCGGCTTCGTCGTGATCTACCAGCAGTTCGAGAACTACGTGCTCCAGCCCAAGCTGACCTCGAAGACCGTCGACATCCACCCCGCGGTGGCCTTCGGGTCGGTGATCGCCGGTACGGCCCTGCTCGGCGCGGTCGGCGCGCTGATCGCGATCCCGGCGGTGGCCACGCTCCAGGCGTTCCTCGGTGCGTACGTGAAGCGGTACGCGGTCACCGACGACCCCCGGGTGGGCGGCGGCAGCAGCCGGCAGCGCGCGGAACCGGTCTGGTCACGGGTACGCCGCCTGACACGGGGGCACGGCCCGCACGCCGGCGACGGCGAGCGAGCGGACGAACCGCGCGGCTCCGGCGGTACGGGCGGCTCCGGCGAGGGCGGCGGTACGGGGCACGGGGGCCCGGACCAGCGGTAG
- a CDS encoding FAD-dependent monooxygenase, with translation MTVTSMERGSGARVLRILVAGGGVAGQAVAYWLARGGHRVTVAERFPALRSTGAQVDLRGQGIEAIERMGLLDAVRAELVDEPGVAFVDSRGRARATIMANTSGRGRQTLTSEYEIMRGDLVRILADAAKGGVRQVFGLSVDGFEQDEHKVVARFSDGSTGEFDLLVGADGQGSRIRRAILPEGSDPYWRVGIHMAYWFVPRIASDSDVRDTYMVPGGRQIMRRSHNPTETQVYFVLREESEEASAVHREPVERRQDFWADRFRDAGWQTERFVAGMKESPFFYSQEILQVRTGTWSEGRVVLAGDAAHCASPYSGMGVSGGLVGAYVLAGEINRHPDDLPTALANYDTVLRPFVDEIQAEVNPRVLRVGLPTTRRAIDAFLSATALACKLHVPGLVARWSKEDRGGGWQLPQSPVPRNTAAEAGTEARGR, from the coding sequence ATGACCGTGACGTCCATGGAGCGCGGATCGGGGGCACGGGTCCTGCGGATCCTGGTCGCCGGTGGCGGGGTCGCGGGGCAGGCGGTCGCCTACTGGCTCGCCCGGGGCGGCCACCGGGTGACCGTCGCCGAACGCTTCCCGGCCCTGCGGTCCACCGGCGCCCAGGTGGACCTCCGCGGCCAGGGCATCGAGGCGATCGAGCGGATGGGGCTCCTCGACGCGGTCCGCGCCGAGTTGGTGGACGAGCCGGGGGTCGCCTTCGTGGACTCCCGCGGCCGGGCCAGGGCGACGATCATGGCCAACACCTCCGGCCGGGGCCGGCAGACCCTGACGTCCGAGTACGAGATCATGCGCGGGGATCTGGTGCGCATACTCGCCGACGCGGCGAAAGGCGGCGTGCGTCAGGTCTTCGGCCTGAGCGTGGACGGCTTCGAGCAGGACGAGCACAAGGTCGTCGCGCGGTTCTCCGACGGATCGACCGGAGAGTTCGACCTCCTGGTCGGCGCGGACGGGCAGGGCTCACGCATCCGGCGGGCGATCCTCCCGGAAGGCTCCGACCCGTACTGGCGGGTCGGCATCCACATGGCCTACTGGTTCGTCCCCCGCATCGCCTCCGACAGCGACGTCCGGGACACCTACATGGTCCCGGGCGGCCGCCAGATCATGCGCCGCAGTCACAACCCGACCGAGACGCAGGTGTACTTCGTGCTCCGGGAGGAGTCCGAGGAGGCATCGGCGGTCCACCGGGAGCCCGTCGAGCGCCGGCAGGATTTCTGGGCCGACAGATTCCGCGACGCGGGATGGCAGACGGAACGTTTCGTCGCGGGCATGAAGGAGAGCCCCTTCTTCTACTCCCAGGAGATCCTCCAGGTACGCACCGGCACCTGGTCCGAGGGCCGCGTGGTGCTGGCCGGCGACGCCGCGCACTGTGCCTCCCCGTACAGCGGCATGGGCGTCTCCGGCGGTCTGGTCGGCGCCTACGTCCTGGCCGGCGAGATCAACCGGCACCCGGACGACCTGCCGACCGCGCTGGCGAACTACGACACCGTGCTGCGGCCCTTCGTCGACGAGATCCAGGCCGAGGTGAACCCTCGCGTCCTGCGCGTAGGCCTGCCGACGACCCGGCGGGCGATCGACGCCTTCCTGTCCGCCACCGCTCTGGCCTGCAAGCTGCACGTCCCCGGCCTGGTCGCCCGGTGGTCGAAGGAGGACCGCGGCGGCGGCTGGCAGCTCCCACAGAGCCCGGTACCGCGGAACACTGCCGCGGAGGCGGGTACCGAGGCCCGGGGCCGGTAG
- a CDS encoding TetR/AcrR family transcriptional regulator C-terminal domain-containing protein — protein MNRETVVAEALGLLDEVGLDAVSTRRLAKRLGVEQPSLYWHFRTKRELLDAMAAAAMAPHATAPLPERGDDWRAWFLDNTRSFRRALLARRDGARLHAGSTPVGDLDRIRRKMDFLTASGVPERDAQMAMLAASRFTVGSVLEEQADSAAGATDVAGPSGASGASGASGEGAGLPADVPEIGHESAFEAGLALILDGLSRRTAE, from the coding sequence ATGAACCGCGAGACCGTGGTCGCCGAGGCGCTCGGTCTGCTCGACGAAGTCGGACTGGACGCTGTCAGTACCCGGCGGCTGGCGAAGCGGCTGGGCGTCGAGCAGCCCTCGCTCTACTGGCACTTCCGCACCAAGCGAGAACTCCTCGACGCCATGGCGGCGGCCGCCATGGCGCCCCACGCGACTGCTCCGCTGCCCGAGCGCGGGGACGACTGGCGGGCCTGGTTCCTCGACAACACGCGCAGCTTCCGGCGTGCCCTGCTGGCGCGCCGCGACGGGGCGCGGCTGCATGCGGGCAGCACCCCCGTCGGTGACCTCGACCGGATTCGCCGCAAGATGGACTTCCTGACGGCTTCGGGCGTCCCGGAGCGGGACGCGCAGATGGCGATGCTGGCCGCGAGCCGCTTCACGGTCGGCAGTGTGCTGGAGGAGCAGGCGGACAGTGCCGCCGGCGCTACCGATGTGGCCGGTCCTTCCGGTGCCTCCGGTGCTTCCGGTGCTTCCGGGGAGGGTGCGGGGCTTCCGGCCGACGTGCCCGAGATCGGTCACGAGTCGGCCTTCGAGGCCGGGCTCGCCCTCATCCTCGACGGCCTCTCGCGCCGCACGGCGGAGTAG
- the recA gene encoding recombinase RecA, which translates to MAGNDREKALDAALAQIERQFGKGAVMRLGERPNEPIEVIPTGSTALDVALGVGGLPRGRVVEVYGPESSGKTTLTLHAVANAQRLGGQVAFIDAEHALDPEYAKKLGVDIDNLILSQPDNGEQALEIVDMLVRSGALDLIVIDSVAALVPRAEIEGEMGDSHVGLQARLMSQALRKITSALNQSKTTAIFINQLREKIGVMFGSPETTTGGRALKFYASVRLDIRRIETLKDGTDAVGNRTRVKVVKNKVAPPFKQAEFDILYGQGISREGGLIDMGVEHGFVRKAGAWYTYEGDQLGQGKENARNFLKDNPDLANEIEKKILEKLGVGVRPESDAPAAGTDTADAATAGAADSAAKPATTAAAAKAKAAKTAAAAKS; encoded by the coding sequence ATGGCAGGTAACGACCGCGAGAAGGCGCTGGACGCCGCTCTCGCACAAATCGAGCGCCAATTCGGCAAGGGCGCGGTCATGCGCCTCGGCGAGCGGCCGAACGAGCCCATCGAGGTGATCCCCACCGGGTCCACCGCGCTCGACGTGGCCCTCGGCGTCGGCGGTCTGCCGCGCGGCCGTGTGGTGGAGGTGTACGGCCCGGAGTCCTCCGGCAAGACGACCCTGACCCTGCACGCCGTGGCCAACGCGCAGCGGCTCGGCGGCCAGGTGGCGTTCATCGACGCCGAGCACGCGCTCGACCCGGAGTACGCCAAGAAGCTCGGCGTCGACATCGACAACCTGATCCTCTCCCAGCCGGACAACGGCGAGCAGGCGCTGGAAATCGTGGACATGCTGGTCCGCTCCGGCGCGCTCGACCTGATCGTCATCGACTCCGTGGCGGCCCTGGTGCCCCGTGCGGAGATCGAGGGCGAGATGGGTGATTCCCACGTGGGTCTCCAGGCCCGTCTGATGAGCCAGGCGCTCCGCAAGATCACCAGCGCGCTCAACCAGTCCAAGACCACCGCGATCTTCATCAACCAGCTCCGCGAGAAGATCGGCGTGATGTTCGGTTCGCCGGAGACCACGACCGGTGGCCGCGCGCTGAAGTTCTACGCCTCGGTGCGTCTGGACATCCGCCGCATCGAGACGCTCAAGGACGGCACCGACGCGGTCGGCAACCGTACCCGCGTCAAGGTCGTCAAGAACAAGGTCGCGCCGCCGTTCAAGCAGGCCGAGTTCGACATCCTCTACGGCCAGGGCATCAGCCGCGAGGGCGGTCTGATCGACATGGGCGTGGAGCACGGCTTCGTCCGCAAGGCCGGCGCCTGGTACACGTACGAGGGCGACCAGCTCGGCCAGGGCAAGGAGAACGCCCGCAACTTCCTCAAGGACAACCCCGACCTCGCCAACGAGATCGAGAAGAAGATCCTGGAGAAGCTCGGCGTCGGAGTCCGCCCGGAGAGCGACGCTCCGGCGGCCGGTACGGACACGGCGGACGCCGCGACCGCAGGGGCGGCCGACAGCGCCGCGAAGCCGGCGACCACGGCTGCGGCGGCCAAGGCCAAGGCCGCCAAGACCGCCGCGGCGGCCAAGAGCTAG
- the recX gene encoding recombination regulator RecX — protein MTRRTEWSEPAPGFGAEPHPWQAGGFADGPESGPESETEAEFRSGARRGAGPGTGFGGGAGFGEGASRRSRSRSSGSPSSSRAEKGEPRDPVEQARNICLRLLTGTPRTRKQLADALRKREIPDEAAEEVLSRFEDVGLIDDAAFADSWVESRHHGRGLARRALARELRTKGVDSAVIDEAVGQLDPEREEETARELVERKLRSTRGLDRDKRLRRLAGMLARKGYGEGMALRVVRQALEAEGEDTEGLDEPF, from the coding sequence GTGACGCGGCGTACGGAATGGTCCGAGCCGGCTCCCGGATTCGGCGCGGAGCCCCACCCGTGGCAGGCGGGCGGCTTCGCGGACGGACCGGAGAGCGGGCCGGAGTCGGAGACCGAAGCGGAATTTCGTTCCGGAGCCCGTCGGGGGGCGGGCCCGGGGACGGGATTCGGCGGCGGTGCGGGATTCGGCGAGGGGGCGAGCCGTCGCTCCCGTTCCAGAAGCAGCGGCTCCCCTTCCTCGTCGAGGGCCGAGAAAGGGGAGCCGCGAGATCCGGTCGAGCAGGCGCGCAACATCTGTCTGCGCCTGCTCACCGGGACCCCGCGGACGCGCAAGCAGCTCGCGGACGCTCTGCGCAAGAGGGAGATCCCCGACGAGGCGGCAGAGGAGGTGCTCTCCCGCTTCGAGGACGTGGGCCTGATCGACGACGCGGCGTTCGCGGACTCCTGGGTGGAGTCCAGGCACCACGGCCGGGGTCTGGCCCGCCGGGCGCTCGCCCGTGAGCTCCGCACGAAGGGCGTCGACTCCGCGGTGATCGACGAGGCGGTCGGGCAGCTCGACCCCGAGCGGGAAGAGGAGACCGCCCGCGAACTGGTCGAGCGAAAACTCCGCTCCACGCGAGGTCTCGACCGGGACAAGCGCCTGCGTCGCCTCGCGGGAATGCTCGCCCGCAAGGGATACGGAGAAGGCATGGCGCTGCGCGTGGTGCGTCAGGCGCTGGAGGCCGAGGGGGAAGACACCGAGGGCTTGGACGAGCCGTTCTGA
- a CDS encoding rhodanese-like domain-containing protein has product MSEHHTVRTTGGDPASGPVGIDEFLDRVREGYERVGPEEAAAEAAEGALLVDIRYAALRERDGLIPGALVVERNELEWRLDPWGSHRAAQAVGHDLRIVVVCNEGYASSLAVASLHRLGLARATDLTGGFQAWRAAGLPVVAASP; this is encoded by the coding sequence GTGAGCGAGCACCACACCGTCCGCACGACGGGTGGCGATCCCGCGTCCGGGCCTGTCGGCATCGATGAATTCCTCGACCGCGTGCGGGAAGGCTACGAGCGGGTCGGCCCGGAGGAAGCCGCCGCGGAGGCCGCCGAGGGCGCCCTGCTGGTCGACATCCGCTACGCCGCGCTGCGCGAGCGCGACGGCCTGATCCCGGGCGCGCTCGTCGTGGAACGCAACGAACTGGAGTGGCGGCTCGACCCATGGGGCAGCCACCGCGCGGCGCAGGCGGTCGGCCACGACCTGCGGATCGTGGTCGTCTGCAACGAGGGGTACGCCTCCAGTCTCGCGGTGGCCTCCCTGCACCGGCTGGGCCTGGCCCGCGCCACCGACCTGACCGGCGGCTTCCAGGCCTGGCGGGCGGCCGGGCTTCCAGTGGTGGCCGCTTCTCCGTGA
- a CDS encoding cysteine dioxygenase encodes MSVNDVSVEAVPAGAVPAGAVPAGAVPAGAVPAEAAPSARTDPAAPTVAELLAFARRTAADAELIASLPLDPEGRTWVRLEGPAGSEAWLIGWPPGTGTGWHDHADSVGAFLTASGTLKEHSLAARLPTDGWKTLELTEDLDRSRELTTGQGRAFGRHHVHEVLNESTTEHAVSVHAYYPPLPRIRRYSRTGAVLRLEQTEVPEDWQ; translated from the coding sequence GTGTCCGTCAATGACGTGTCCGTCGAGGCCGTACCCGCCGGGGCCGTACCCGCCGGGGCCGTACCCGCCGGGGCCGTACCCGCCGGGGCCGTACCCGCCGAGGCGGCACCGTCCGCCCGGACGGACCCGGCAGCTCCAACCGTGGCGGAGCTGCTCGCATTCGCCCGCCGGACCGCGGCCGACGCCGAGTTGATCGCCTCTCTGCCACTCGATCCGGAGGGCCGCACCTGGGTGCGGCTGGAGGGACCCGCGGGCAGCGAGGCCTGGCTGATCGGATGGCCGCCGGGTACCGGAACCGGCTGGCACGACCACGCGGACTCGGTCGGCGCGTTCCTGACCGCTTCCGGGACGCTGAAGGAGCACTCGCTGGCCGCCCGGCTGCCCACCGACGGGTGGAAGACGCTGGAGCTGACCGAAGACCTCGACCGGAGCCGAGAGTTGACGACGGGTCAGGGGCGGGCGTTCGGCCGGCACCACGTGCACGAGGTGCTGAACGAATCCACCACCGAGCACGCCGTCTCCGTACACGCCTACTACCCGCCGCTTCCCCGCATCCGCCGCTACAGCCGCACGGGAGCGGTGCTGCGGCTGGAGCAGACCGAGGTTCCGGAGGACTGGCAGTGA
- a CDS encoding putative leader peptide, with the protein MTDDTCVRLWRRVHMDLVRYAGCVCRPSC; encoded by the coding sequence ATGACCGACGACACCTGCGTACGCCTGTGGCGGAGGGTCCACATGGACCTCGTCCGCTACGCGGGCTGCGTGTGTCGCCCTTCCTGCTGA
- a CDS encoding FAD-dependent monooxygenase: MDPVIVVGAGPVGLTLALALAAHGVPSVLLDEGLGKDEPRPARTVVLREDTAGLVMRLGCATPDRAALSWSGWRSLRRNQLVRDVPLGEGPESGSPPAPVHLPQHALTRGLRAAVAAHDLIRLVPLSRVDTLEQDASGVTVHTKDPDATWWRGSYLVGCDGARSTVRKLLDIRFPGRTAVERHAVAALRVELPWPGEAVLHRQPPWRAVGPEVTARPLPGGVWRLDWLLPPSGELVTPEALIARIRETLAGWCGETPPYELLDTGVYTVHHRLALRWRVKRAFLAGDAAHLLGALGTQGVDEGLRDAENLAWKLAHAWHHGASELLLDSYQAERRTAVAARLRAADQSLPILRGGGGLRTLVAGGARGHDTLLFDAHLGYGPLGAPPSYAHSPLAPQHAQAHIAVGTPPGAPVTEAWATAPDGTSVRLRARLGRGRFLVVLVAPGTGVWDRRHWMTAGVMPRLAEAVNALPVESELLVTESYPGAAAHTVLLIRPDGHLVASFAGVRPAELFAAADAARGGPPGASRADDDPAPRASARSERAATVN; this comes from the coding sequence GTGGACCCGGTGATCGTCGTCGGCGCCGGGCCCGTCGGCCTGACGCTCGCCCTCGCCCTGGCGGCGCACGGCGTTCCCTCCGTGCTCCTCGACGAGGGGCTCGGCAAGGACGAGCCGCGCCCCGCCCGCACGGTGGTGCTGCGCGAGGACACCGCGGGCCTGGTCATGCGTCTCGGCTGCGCGACTCCGGACCGCGCGGCGCTGAGCTGGTCCGGCTGGCGTTCGCTCCGCCGGAACCAGCTGGTCCGTGACGTGCCACTCGGCGAGGGACCGGAAAGCGGCTCGCCGCCCGCCCCCGTCCACCTGCCGCAGCACGCGCTCACCCGGGGCCTGCGGGCCGCCGTGGCCGCGCACGACTTGATCAGGCTGGTGCCGCTGAGCCGGGTCGACACCCTGGAGCAGGACGCCTCCGGGGTCACCGTGCACACCAAGGACCCCGACGCGACGTGGTGGCGGGGGAGTTACCTGGTCGGGTGCGACGGAGCCCGTTCCACCGTGCGCAAGCTCCTGGACATCAGGTTCCCGGGCCGGACCGCCGTGGAACGGCACGCCGTCGCCGCCCTGCGGGTGGAACTCCCTTGGCCCGGAGAGGCCGTGCTGCATCGTCAGCCGCCATGGCGGGCGGTGGGACCCGAAGTGACGGCCCGCCCCCTGCCGGGCGGGGTCTGGCGGCTCGACTGGCTGCTCCCGCCGAGCGGCGAACTGGTTACGCCCGAGGCGCTGATCGCCCGCATCCGGGAGACGCTGGCAGGCTGGTGCGGGGAGACCCCGCCGTACGAACTGCTGGACACCGGCGTCTACACGGTCCACCACCGGCTGGCACTGCGCTGGCGGGTGAAGCGGGCGTTCCTCGCCGGGGACGCCGCCCATCTGCTGGGCGCACTGGGCACCCAGGGCGTGGACGAGGGCCTGCGGGACGCCGAGAACCTCGCGTGGAAACTGGCCCACGCCTGGCACCACGGAGCCTCCGAACTGCTGCTCGACAGCTACCAGGCCGAGCGCCGGACCGCCGTCGCCGCCCGGCTGCGCGCTGCCGACCAGTCGCTGCCGATACTGCGCGGCGGCGGAGGACTGCGGACCCTGGTGGCGGGCGGCGCACGCGGGCACGACACGCTGCTCTTCGACGCACATCTCGGCTACGGCCCCCTCGGTGCGCCCCCCTCGTACGCGCACTCCCCCCTCGCACCACAGCACGCCCAGGCGCACATCGCGGTCGGTACGCCCCCCGGCGCGCCGGTCACCGAGGCGTGGGCGACCGCTCCGGACGGAACGTCCGTACGACTCCGGGCCCGGCTGGGGCGCGGCCGGTTCCTGGTGGTGCTGGTCGCCCCCGGCACGGGTGTCTGGGACCGGCGGCACTGGATGACGGCGGGCGTGATGCCCCGTCTCGCGGAGGCCGTGAACGCCCTTCCCGTGGAGAGCGAACTCCTCGTCACGGAGAGTTATCCGGGCGCGGCGGCCCACACGGTCCTGCTGATCAGGCCGGACGGACATCTGGTGGCCTCGTTCGCCGGGGTGCGGCCGGCGGAGCTCTTCGCCGCCGCGGACGCGGCGCGGGGAGGCCCGCCCGGCGCTTCCCGCGCGGACGACGACCCCGCCCCGCGCGCCTCCGCGCGCTCCGAAAGGGCCGCCACGGTCAATTGA